CGCAAGACTCGAAAGACATTTCTCTCTCCGGCGTTCACGTGCAACATTCGACGTTCCATCAGCCCCCGCCATGCCATGCGATTAACACACACACACACAGGGAATGTCAAGCATCCCACAGGAATGTAATCAAGTGGACATGTGATCATGTGGTCAATTGAAGGAAACCAACGCCCCGATCATGGACCGCGAATCAAGGTCGCAAGAAACTGCACCTTCCTGGAGCAAGCACACTTTCGTGAGTTGCAAGTGCGTCTAACAGAATGCGTAGGGGAGGGTCTTCAGACCCTCCCGACAAGAGGGAGCATCTGAAGATGCTCCCCTACGAATCGGCATTCTGTTAGACGCACTAGGTCGTGAGTCGAAACCCCAAGCAGGAATGTGATCATCTCATCAAGTGCCCAAGGGAAGAACCGAGCACGCAGACGACCGCGACGGAGAAGTAAAATAGAAACGCCCTCCCGCCGGAAAGGCGGGAAGGCGTCTTGGTGGTTTCGAATCTCGGGAAGGCTTTAGTACATACCTCCCATGCCGCCCATGCCACCCATGCCGCCGGGGGCGCCGCCGCCGCCCATCGCCGGTTTCTTATCCTCCGGATGCTCGGCAATGAGGCACTCGGTGGTGATGAGCAGGCCCGCCACGGACGCCGCGTTCTGAAGCGCCGTGCGCACGACCTTGGTCGGGTCAACGATCCCGGCCTTCATCAGGTCTTCGATTTGCTCGATTTGGGCGTTGAATCCCATGGAGCCCTTCTCATTCTTCACCTTGTCCACGATCACGGCGCCGTCCTGTCCCGCGTTGCCCGCGATCTGACGGAGCGGTTCTTCGAGCGAGCGACGGATGATGCTCACCCCGAACTGCTGCGAAGGTTCCACCTTCAGCTTGTCCAAGGCGGGAAGGGAGCGGATAAACGCCACGCCGCCGCCGGGCACAATGCCCTCCTCAACGGCCGCGCGGGTCGCATGGAGTGCGTCCTCCACTCGCGCCTTCTTCTCTTTCATTTCGGACTCGGTCGCCGCGCCGACGTTGATCACCGCCACGCCGCCGACCAGTTTCGCCAGCCGCTCCTGGAGCTTCTCGCGGTCGTAGTCCGACGTGGTCTCGTCGATCTGCGCCCGGATCTGCTTCACGCGGCCATCGATGTCCTTTTTCGAACCCGCGCCGTCGATGATCGTGGTGTTCTCCTTGTCGATCACCACGCGCTTGGCGCGGCCGAGGTCCTGGAGCGTCACGCCTTCCAGCTTGATGCCCAACTCTTCCGCGATCATCTTTCCGCCGGTCAAGATCGCGATGTCTTCGAGCATGGCCTTTCGTCGATCGCCGAAGCCGGGGGCCTTCACCGCCGCACAGGGCAGCGTGCCCCTGATTTTATTGACGACCAGCGTCGCCAGCGCCTCGCCTTCCACTTCCTCCGCGATCACGAGCAACGGCTTCCCTGAACGGGCCACCGCTTCGAGTATCGGGATCATGTCTTTCATGCTGGACAACTTTTTCTCGTGAATGAGGATGTACGGCTCGCTCACCACGCATTCCATCCGCTCGGGATCGGTCACAAAGTACGGGGAAAGGTAGCCGCGGTCGAACAGCATTCCGTCCACGACCTCCAGCTCCGTCTTCATGCCCTTGGCTTCCTCGACGGTGATGACGCCTTCCTTGCCCACCTTCTCCATCGCCTCGGCGATGATCTCGCCGATCTCGCTGTCGTTGTTGGCGGACACGGTGCCGACCTGCGCGATCTCCTTGCGGTCCTTGGTCTGCTTGGCCATCTTCTTCAACTCATCGCAGATCGTCTCGACCGCCTTGTCGATCCCTCGCTTGATGTCCATCGGGTTGTGGCCCGCGGCAACGAGCTTCGCGCCTTCACGGTAGATGCACTGCGCCAACACGGTGGCGGTGGTCGTGCCGTCGCCGGCCACGTCCGAAGTCTTGCTGGCCACCTCGCGCACCATCTGGGCGCCCATGTTCAGGAACTTGTCCTGAAACTCGATCTCCTTCGCCACGGTCACGCCGTCCTTCGTCACGGTCGGCGAACCGAACGATTTCTCCAGAATGAC
This region of Nitrospirota bacterium genomic DNA includes:
- the groL gene encoding chaperonin GroEL (60 kDa chaperone family; promotes refolding of misfolded polypeptides especially under stressful conditions; forms two stacked rings of heptamers to form a barrel-shaped 14mer; ends can be capped by GroES; misfolded proteins enter the barrel where they are refolded when GroES binds); this encodes MAGKDIIYSEDARRKILEGVNLLANAVKVTLGPKGRNVILEKSFGSPTVTKDGVTVAKEIEFQDKFLNMGAQMVREVASKTSDVAGDGTTTATVLAQCIYREGAKLVAAGHNPMDIKRGIDKAVETICDELKKMAKQTKDRKEIAQVGTVSANNDSEIGEIIAEAMEKVGKEGVITVEEAKGMKTELEVVDGMLFDRGYLSPYFVTDPERMECVVSEPYILIHEKKLSSMKDMIPILEAVARSGKPLLVIAEEVEGEALATLVVNKIRGTLPCAAVKAPGFGDRRKAMLEDIAILTGGKMIAEELGIKLEGVTLQDLGRAKRVVIDKENTTIIDGAGSKKDIDGRVKQIRAQIDETTSDYDREKLQERLAKLVGGVAVINVGAATESEMKEKKARVEDALHATRAAVEEGIVPGGGVAFIRSLPALDKLKVEPSQQFGVSIIRRSLEEPLRQIAGNAGQDGAVIVDKVKNEKGSMGFNAQIEQIEDLMKAGIVDPTKVVRTALQNAASVAGLLITTECLIAEHPEDKKPAMGGGGAPGGMGGMGGMGGMY